A DNA window from Brassica napus cultivar Da-Ae chromosome C1, Da-Ae, whole genome shotgun sequence contains the following coding sequences:
- the LOC106369182 gene encoding transcription termination factor MTERF5, chloroplastic isoform X1 yields the protein MQTFSQLGPSEVFFIARRDNPCTSNCRAQLWFTGRLPFRQESFGFRIKNRVEYSARPVPPNLIAAEKEEAKAVLTLFFKKQGLSNSVSVRIINKSDLFIDHLVSRLHSVHKARYLVGRELTTLEIRDSLIPYLEQLHEQHGDLLSDLVVSFPDPPPPAEDRPLSSSPPAALAPPRGLTDSAADTKKLRAVSRVSELDTEGALRPQTLYLLDLGLNLEQIKTITRKFAAFPYYSLEGKIKPVVEFLLDLGIPKSDIPTILCKRPQICGISLTDNLKPTMAFLETLGIDKNQWAKIIYRFPAILTYSRQKLISTVDFLTQTGLSEEQIGKILTRCPNIMSYSVEDKLRPTMEYFKSLNVDVAVLLHRCPQTFGLSIETNLKPVTEFFLQKGYGIDEIGIMISRYGALYTFSLRENLMPKWDYFQTMDYPKSELVKFPQFFGYSLQERIKPRYELVKRSRVTLLLNQVLSLSGVEFEKVVKKKMMKKLLSDHQSSSELL from the exons ATGCAAACATTTAGTCAGCTAGGACCGTCGGAGGTTTTCTTCATCGCTAGAAGAGACAACCCCTGTACGAG TAATTGCAGGGCACAGCTTTGGTTCACGGGAAGACTCCCTTTCCGACAAGAATCATTTG GGTTTCGCATAAAGAACAGAGTAGAGTACAGCGCAAGACCCGTGCCTCCAAACCTGATTGCAGCAGAGAAAGAAGAAGCCAAAGCCGTTCTAACCCTCTTCTTCAAGAAGCAAGGTCTTAGCAACAGCGTCTCCGTTAGGATCATCAACAAATCCGATCTCTTCATCGACCATTTAGTCTCTAGGCTCCACTCTGTTCACAAAGCCCGTTACCTCGTAGGAAGAGAGCTTACCACACTCGAGATACGAGACTCTCTCATTCCTTACCTCGAACAGCTTCATGAACAACACGGCGATCTTCTCTCCGACCTCGTTGTCAGCTTCCCCGATCCACCACCACCTGCTGAAGATAGACCcctttcttcttcacctccAGCTGCACTTGCACCGCCTCGTGGTCTCACGGATTCAGCTGCAGACACTAAGAAGCTAAGAGCAGTGTCTCGCGTCAGCGAGCTCGACACAGAAGGTGCACTACGTCCTCAAACACTCTACCTCCTCGACCTCGGTTTAAACCTCGAGCAGATCAAAACAATCACCCGCAAATTCGCAGCGTTTCCTTACTACAGCCTCGAGGGAAAGATCAAACCAGTCGTGGAGTTTCTTCTAGACCTCGGCATCCCAAAGTCAGACATCCCAACGATCCTCTGCAAAAGGCCGCAGATCTGCGGGATCAGCTTAACCGATAACCTCAAACCGACCATGGCCTTCTTGGAGACGTTAGGCATCGATAAGAACCAGTGGGCGAAGATCATTTACCGTTTCCCTGCTATCTTAACTTACAGCCGACAGAAACTTATCTCCACCGTTGACTTCTTAACTCAAACCGGTCTGTCCGAAGAACAGATTGGGAAGATCTTGACTCGGTGTCCGAACATCATGTCTTACAGCGTGGAAGACAAGCTACGTCCAACGATGGAGTATTTTAAGTCGCTTAACGTCGACGTTGCGGTTCTCCTTCATCGATGTCCACAAACGTTTGGTTTAAGCATAGAGACGAACCTGAAGCCAGTGACTGAGTTCTTCCTCCAGAAAGGTTATGGTATAGATGAGATTGGGATCATGATATCTAGATACGGAGCTTTGTATACTTTCAGCTTGAGGGAGAATCTGATGCCGAAGTGGGATTACTTTCAGACGATGGATTATCCCAAGTCGGAGCTGGTGAAGTTTCCCCAGTTTTTCGGGTATAGTCTTCAGGAGAGGATCAAGCCGAGATATGAGCTGGTGAAGAGAAGTCGAGTGACGCTGTTGT
- the LOC106369182 gene encoding transcription termination factor MTERF5, chloroplastic isoform X2 has product MQTFSQLGPSEVFFIARRDNPCTRAQLWFTGRLPFRQESFGFRIKNRVEYSARPVPPNLIAAEKEEAKAVLTLFFKKQGLSNSVSVRIINKSDLFIDHLVSRLHSVHKARYLVGRELTTLEIRDSLIPYLEQLHEQHGDLLSDLVVSFPDPPPPAEDRPLSSSPPAALAPPRGLTDSAADTKKLRAVSRVSELDTEGALRPQTLYLLDLGLNLEQIKTITRKFAAFPYYSLEGKIKPVVEFLLDLGIPKSDIPTILCKRPQICGISLTDNLKPTMAFLETLGIDKNQWAKIIYRFPAILTYSRQKLISTVDFLTQTGLSEEQIGKILTRCPNIMSYSVEDKLRPTMEYFKSLNVDVAVLLHRCPQTFGLSIETNLKPVTEFFLQKGYGIDEIGIMISRYGALYTFSLRENLMPKWDYFQTMDYPKSELVKFPQFFGYSLQERIKPRYELVKRSRVTLLLNQVLSLSGVEFEKVVKKKMMKKLLSDHQSSSELL; this is encoded by the exons ATGCAAACATTTAGTCAGCTAGGACCGTCGGAGGTTTTCTTCATCGCTAGAAGAGACAACCCCTGTACGAG GGCACAGCTTTGGTTCACGGGAAGACTCCCTTTCCGACAAGAATCATTTG GGTTTCGCATAAAGAACAGAGTAGAGTACAGCGCAAGACCCGTGCCTCCAAACCTGATTGCAGCAGAGAAAGAAGAAGCCAAAGCCGTTCTAACCCTCTTCTTCAAGAAGCAAGGTCTTAGCAACAGCGTCTCCGTTAGGATCATCAACAAATCCGATCTCTTCATCGACCATTTAGTCTCTAGGCTCCACTCTGTTCACAAAGCCCGTTACCTCGTAGGAAGAGAGCTTACCACACTCGAGATACGAGACTCTCTCATTCCTTACCTCGAACAGCTTCATGAACAACACGGCGATCTTCTCTCCGACCTCGTTGTCAGCTTCCCCGATCCACCACCACCTGCTGAAGATAGACCcctttcttcttcacctccAGCTGCACTTGCACCGCCTCGTGGTCTCACGGATTCAGCTGCAGACACTAAGAAGCTAAGAGCAGTGTCTCGCGTCAGCGAGCTCGACACAGAAGGTGCACTACGTCCTCAAACACTCTACCTCCTCGACCTCGGTTTAAACCTCGAGCAGATCAAAACAATCACCCGCAAATTCGCAGCGTTTCCTTACTACAGCCTCGAGGGAAAGATCAAACCAGTCGTGGAGTTTCTTCTAGACCTCGGCATCCCAAAGTCAGACATCCCAACGATCCTCTGCAAAAGGCCGCAGATCTGCGGGATCAGCTTAACCGATAACCTCAAACCGACCATGGCCTTCTTGGAGACGTTAGGCATCGATAAGAACCAGTGGGCGAAGATCATTTACCGTTTCCCTGCTATCTTAACTTACAGCCGACAGAAACTTATCTCCACCGTTGACTTCTTAACTCAAACCGGTCTGTCCGAAGAACAGATTGGGAAGATCTTGACTCGGTGTCCGAACATCATGTCTTACAGCGTGGAAGACAAGCTACGTCCAACGATGGAGTATTTTAAGTCGCTTAACGTCGACGTTGCGGTTCTCCTTCATCGATGTCCACAAACGTTTGGTTTAAGCATAGAGACGAACCTGAAGCCAGTGACTGAGTTCTTCCTCCAGAAAGGTTATGGTATAGATGAGATTGGGATCATGATATCTAGATACGGAGCTTTGTATACTTTCAGCTTGAGGGAGAATCTGATGCCGAAGTGGGATTACTTTCAGACGATGGATTATCCCAAGTCGGAGCTGGTGAAGTTTCCCCAGTTTTTCGGGTATAGTCTTCAGGAGAGGATCAAGCCGAGATATGAGCTGGTGAAGAGAAGTCGAGTGACGCTGTTGT
- the LOC125579866 gene encoding uncharacterized protein LOC125579866: protein MERTHAALQKLGAQVHKVTSSAPEIESLIEETRGTPFTDRIANSYIRDTRKIKIPEYDGNADPKAYLRAFRLAIVKAHFTKEECDAGYCRTFAENLIGTALEWFSSLEPNSIDSFDQLANAFMKQYSTHILKQASEADLWKIRQGLGDSLRVYIEKFRAVRTKLSNPNDQVAIEALRRGLWYKSGFFSELTLNPPPTIDDALHKASRYITLEEEMAALDKLHRKPQSHPKGEASDGKGPHKRGSSRNNQTQGEHSYVVEEDKEEKPVAATAKAPWSKGYDESKHCSYHDRKGHSTEECWDLQRQLAAKFAAGEIKDVDLKKPQPYQKRGPRDSSPKRERSPEKETDSPPPAPKKRVDMILGKFPQGKSLQIEALLSKPPPQSSPGSRIDYILGGSDVCQDSVNSIKSHVRKAVSNTQSKPTKPESNTKISFWESETLDLDRPHDDALVITLNIAGYEVPKLMIDTGSSVDLIFYNALKGMEIDDYEIVDQKSNLVGFSGETATSLGTIKLPIIAGGVMKMTNFIVVDKPSPFHAILGRPWIHKMKAVASTYHQCVKFPTTNGIATIHGSQKISRICYLGGFEIIKESPQ, encoded by the coding sequence ATGGAGCGAACCCACGCAGCTCTCCAGAAATTGGGAGCTCAAGTTCACAAGGTAACGAGCTCAGCTCCCGAAATCGAGAGCTTAATTGAGGAGACTCGTGGAACTCCGTTCACCGATAGAATTGCCAACTCTTACATAAGAGATACTCGAAAAATTAAGATTCCTGAATACGATGGGAACGCAGACCCAAAGGCCTATTTAAGAGCCTTCCGATTAGCTATCGTTAAAGCTcacttcacaaaggaagagtgtgatgcaggatattgcaGAACATTTGCCGAAAACCTGATCGGAACAGCTCTCGAATGGTTCTCCAGCCTCGAGCCGAACTCTATAGACAGTTTCGATCAATTGGCTAACGCCTTTATGAAGCAATATTCAACTCACATCCTGAAACAAGCGTCTGAGGCTGACCTCTGGAAGATCAGACAAGGACTGGGAGACTCACTGCGAGTCTACATCGAAAAGTTCAGAGCAGTAAGAACTAAACTCTCGAATCCCAACGATCAGGTAGCCATTGAGGCTCTTAGGAGAGGTCTCTGGTATAAATCAGGTTTCTTCTCGGAGCTAACGCTAAATCCCCCTCCAACTATCGATGACGCCCTCCATAAGGCCTCTAGATACATTACCTTGGAGGAGGAAATGGCAGCATTAGATAAGCTCCACAGAAAACCCCAGAGTCACCCGAAAGGCGAAGCCTCCGATGGAAAGGGACCTCACAAAAGAGGTAGCTCCCGAAATAATCAGACCCAGGGAGAACATTCTTACGTAGTCGAGGAAGACAAGGAAGAAAAACCTGTCGCCGCGACAGCTAAAGCCCCCTGGTCCAAAGGTTATGACGAGAGCAAACATTGCTCTTACCACGATCGAAAGGGACATTCAACCGAAGAATGTTGGGACCTCCAACGACAACTGGCTGCTAAATTCGCAGCCGGAGAAATAAAAGATGTGGACCTCAAAAAGCCACAACCTTATCAGAAGAGAGGTCCCAGAGATAGCTCTCCAAAACGCGAGAGGTCACCTGAAAAAGAAACAGACTCACCACCCCCAGCTCCCAAAAAGAGAGTCGATATGATCCTTGGAAAGTTTCCACAAGGAAAAAGCCTACAAATCGAGGCCCTCTTGAGTAAACCACCTCCCCAATCGAGCCCTGGCTCAAGGATCGATTACATCCTTGGAGGGTCCGATGTGTGTCAAGACTCCGTTAACTCTATTAAAAGTCACGTACGGAAAGCTGTGTCAAACACTCAGTCCAAACCGACCAAGCCTGAGTCTAACACTAAGATCTCTTTCTGGGAGAGTGAGACATTAGACCTCGATAGACCTCACGACGATGCCCTTGTCATAACATTAAATATAGCAGGGTACGAGGTACCTAAGCTCATgatcgacaccggaagctcCGTCGATCTTATTTTCTACAACGCACTAAAGGGAATGGAAATAGACGACTACGAAATTGTCGACCAGAAATCCAACCTCGTAGGTTTCTCAGGTGAAACAGCCACCTCATTGGGAACAATTAAGCTCCCAATTATAGCTGGCGGAGTCATGAAAATGACCAACTTCATAGTTGTCGACAAACCATCCCCTTTCCACGCAATCCTCGGAAGGCCTTGGATTCATAAGATGAAAGCAGTAGCTTCAACTTATCACCAATGCGTGAAATTTCCAACAACCAACGGAATAGCTACCATACACGGTAGCCAAAAGATTTCAAGGATCTGTTACCTGGGAGGATTCGAGATCATAAAAGAATCCCCCCAATAG
- the LOC125580781 gene encoding uncharacterized protein LOC125580781, giving the protein MQRNIRGPPKNLTEKVSIDDSNPEKQVSIGSELPLETKKELVEFLKQNIKTFAWTTSDMKGIDANVTTHKLNVDPTFKPIKQKRRKLGLEKAQAVNDEVDRLTKAGSIREVQYPDWLANPVVVKKKNGKWRICVDFTDLNKACPKDSFPLPHIDRLVEATAGHQLLSFMDAFSGYNQIMMDPEDQEKTAFITERGTYCYKVMPFGLKNAGATYQRLVNKMFAGQLGKTMEVYIDDMLVKSSKGEDHISHLRECFEILNKYDMKLNPAKCTFGVPSGEFLGYLVTERGIEANPKQIATFLEMPSPKTTREVQRLTGRIAALNRFISRSTDKCLPFYKLLKNNKKFLWDEKCEEAFKQLKAYLSEPPILSKPVVGEPLYLYLAVSAAAVSGVLVREEQNEQRPVYYTSKSLIDAETRYPTMEKLALAVVTAARKLRPYFQSHSIIVMTSQPLRTILHSPSQSGRLAKWAIELSEYDIEYRPRAAAKAQVLADFVIELASEHLDQETEVPKWSLYVDGASSRQGSGVGLRLTSSAGETIEQSYRLGFNASNNEAEYEALIAGLKLALSLGIRELNAYSDSQLVASQFHGEYETRDERMGAYLEVVLNLTKQFDKFELTRIPRGENSSADALAALASTSDPLVKRIIPVEGIEKPSIDIATKAEMDSKPKEKIEDNSLPTVATQVFTTFWFPKTRTRSFRKHTSRKATQNPENNDKSEGTHRSSDSLEPNSTSTSGGTIQTSEPLVYKVQTRSRTALKNASRNATQTTGDNEEIGDIPQNPEPTPTNISGGTTAPGPEQESPSSLHNKVVGREDWRIPIMDYILEGKIPPNKWEARKLKALAARYCIIESALHKRSVSGPYLKCVHGLVAMKLMKEMHDGSCGNHSGGRALAIRIKNKATSGLPLSQIVRSTPHRATNAKGMHRSYTNQRKSCLTYQLPTHS; this is encoded by the coding sequence ATGCAACGAAATATCCGAGGTCCCCCTAAGAACCTCACCGAAAAAGTTAGCATCGACGACTCAAATCCTGAGAAACAGGTGAGCATCGGATCCGAGCTACCTCTCGAAACCAAAAAGGAGCTCGTCGAATTCCTAAAACAGAATATCAAAACCTTTGCATGGACCACCAGCGACATGAAAGGCATAGATGCAAATGTCACCACTCATAAGCTCAATGTAGACCCTACTTTTAAACCGATCAAACAGAAACGTCGTAagctaggtctagaaaaagccCAAGCTGTCAACGACGAGGTCGATCGACTAACAAAGGCCGGGTCCATCCGAGAGGTACAATACCCCGATTGGCTAGCTAACCCAGTGGtagtaaaaaagaagaatgggAAATGGAGAATCTGTGTAGACTTCACCGATTTAAACAAAGCCTGTCCTAAGGACAGCTTCCCGTTACCTCATATCGATCGTTTGGTCGAAGCAACGGCTGGACACCAGCTCTTGTCCTTTATGGATGCCTTTTCAGGatataaccagattatgatggaTCCTGAGGATCAAGAGAAAACCGCATTCATAACTGAACGAGGAACCTATTGTTACAAGGTCATGCCGTTTGGTTTGAAAAACGCGGGAGCTACCTATCAAAGgttagtaaataaaatgttcgctggacaactcggaaaaaccatggaagtctacatcgacgacatgttagTCAAATCCTCAAAGGGGGAGGACCACATCTCCCATCTAAGAGAATGTTTCGAAATCCTCAACAAATACGACATGAAGCTAAACCCAGCTAAGTGTACCTTCGGAGTACCTTCCGGCGAATTCCTAGGTTACCTCGTAACCGAAAGAGGCATCGAAGCCAACCCGAAACAAATAGCGACATTCCTGGAAATGCCATCACCTAAAACGACCAGAGAGGTACAAAGATTGACCGGACGGATCGCAGCACTAAATCGATTCATCTCCAGGTCCACCGATAAATGCCTTCCATTCTATAAACTtctgaaaaataataagaagttCTTATGGGATGAAAAGTGCGAAGAAGCCTTCAAACAGCTGAAGGCTTACCTCTCGGAACCTCCGATACTATCCAAACCTGTAGTAGGAGAACCACTGTACCTGTACCTCGCCGTGTCGGCAGCTGCAGTCAGCGGAGtgctagtacgagaggaacaaaACGAACAGAGACCTGTCTATTATACTAGCAAAAGCTTAATAGACGCCGAGACGAGATATCCCACCATGGAAAAACTAGCCCTAGCAGTCGTGACAGCTGCCAGGAAGCTGCGACCTTATTTCCAATCGCACTCGATCATCGTAATGACCTCACAACCATTACGgacgattctgcatagcccTAGCCAATCCGGACGATTAGCAAAATGGGCTATAGAGCTCAGCGAGTACGACATCGAGTACAGACCCCGAGCAGCAGCAAAAGCTCAGGTCCTCGCCGATTTCGTTATTGAGCTAGCATCCGAACATCTAGACCAGGAAACAGAGGTTCCGAAATGGAGCCTATACGTGGACGGAGCCTCGTCAAGGCAAGGCTCCGGTGTCGGTTTAAGACTAACCTCCTCAGCCGGAGAAACCATCGAACAATCCTATAGACTTGGATTTAACGCTTCCAACAACGAGGCCGAGTACGAAGCACTAATCGCTGGATTAAAGCTCGCCCTGAGCCTCGGAATTCGGGAGCTAAACGCCTACAGCGACTCGCAGCTGGTAGCTAGCCAGTTTCACGGGGAATACGAAACAAGGGACGAAAGAATGGGGGCATACCTCGAGGTCGTCCTAAACCTCACAAAGCAGTTTGACAAGTTCGAGCTAACGAGGATCCCACGAGGGGAGAACTCCTCAGCAGACGCGCTCGCCGCATTAGCTTCCACATCCGACCCTCTCGTAAAACGAATTATACCCGTGGAAGGAATCGAGAAGCCAAGTATCGACATAGCTACCAAGGCTGAGATGGATAGCAAAccaaaggaaaaaatagaggatAACAGCCTCCCGACGGTAGCTACCCAAGTTTTCACGACATTCTGGTTCCCGAAAACTAGAACACGCAGCTTTAGAAAGCACACCTCCAGGAAAGCAACCCAGAACCCGGAAAACAACGACAAAAGTGAAGGTACTCACCGAAGTTCAGACTCCCTAGAGCCTAACTCTACGAGTACCTCCGGGGGCACCATCCAGACCTCGGAGCCACTTGTCTATAAAGTCCAAACAAGAAGCCGCACCGCTCTTAAAAACGCATCTAGGAACGCTACACAAACCACAGGGGATAACGAGGAAATTGGAGATATTCCTCAGAACCCAGAACCTACTCCAACGAATATCTCCGGGGGCACCACGGCACCAGGTCCCGAACAGGAATCTCCCTCCtctcttcacaacaaagttgtaGGGAGAGAAGACTGGAGAATACCGATCATGGATTACATCCTAGAGGGAAAAATTCCACCCAACAAGTGGGAGGCTCGAAAACTCAAAGCTTTAGCAGCAAGATACTGTATAATCGAGTCAGCCCTCCACAAACGAAGTGTCTCCGGACCTTACCTAAAATGCGTTCACGGCCTAGTAGCTATGAAACTCATGAAGGAAATGCACGACGGTTCCTGTGGAAACCATTCCGGAGGCAGAGCCTTAGCCATCCGAATAAAAAACAAGGCTACTTCTGGCCTACCATTATCGCAGATTGTGAGGTCTACTCCTCATCGTGCgacaaatgccaaaggcatgcaccGATCATACACCAACCAGCGGAAAAGCTGTCTAACATATCAGCTCCCTACCCATTCATGA